One part of the Salinimonas iocasae genome encodes these proteins:
- the rpmD gene encoding 50S ribosomal protein L30, translating into MATIKVKQTKSAIGRLPKHKATLKGLGLRKINHVRELEDTPAVRGMINRVNYMVEIVEE; encoded by the coding sequence ATGGCAACGATTAAAGTAAAGCAAACGAAAAGTGCAATTGGCCGTCTGCCAAAGCACAAAGCAACGCTTAAAGGCCTAGGCCTTCGTAAAATCAACCATGTTCGCGAGTTGGAAGACACCCCAGCTGTTCGTGGCATGATCAACCGTGTTAATTACATGGTTGAAATCGTCGAGGAGTAA
- the rplO gene encoding 50S ribosomal protein L15, translating to MRLNDISPAPGAKSSGKRVGRGIGSGLGKTGGRGHKGQKSRSGGSVKPGFEGGQMPIQRRLPKFGFTSRKSMVTDQVTLTEIAKVEGDTASLETLKAAGIVKKHIQFVKVVKSGEASRAVTVSGLKVTKGAREAIEAAGGKVEE from the coding sequence ATGCGTTTGAATGATATTTCTCCTGCTCCAGGAGCAAAAAGTTCTGGTAAGCGTGTTGGCCGTGGTATCGGCTCAGGTCTTGGTAAAACCGGTGGCCGTGGTCACAAAGGTCAGAAAAGCCGTTCAGGCGGTTCTGTGAAGCCAGGATTTGAAGGTGGTCAGATGCCAATTCAGCGCCGTCTGCCTAAATTTGGTTTCACATCTCGTAAGAGCATGGTCACAGACCAGGTTACGTTGACTGAAATCGCGAAGGTAGAAGGTGACACTGCATCTCTTGAGACTTTAAAAGCAGCGGGTATTGTGAAAAAGCATATCCAGTTTGTTAAAGTCGTTAAGAGCGGTGAAGCGTCACGCGCTGTAACGGTTAGCGGGTTAAAGGTTACAAAAGGCGCTCGCGAAGCGATTGAAGCTGCCGGCGGTAAAGTAGAGGAATAA
- the secY gene encoding preprotein translocase subunit SecY: MAKPGLDSGAKSGLSELKARLLFVFGAIVVFRLGSYVPIPGIDPAVLADLFEQQKGTIVEMFNMFSGGALERASVLALGIMPYITASIIMQLLTVVHPPMMELKKEGEAGRRKISQYTRYLTLILATFQAIGIATNLPNLINGLVISPGFGFYFTAVVSLVTGTMFLMWLGEQITERGIGNGISILIFAGIVAGLPTAIGQTAEQARQGDINLLFLLLIGAIIVGLIYLVVFVERAQRRIVVNYAKRQQGRKVYAAQSTHLPLKVNMAGVIPPIFASSIILFPGTIAGWFGQNESTAWLQDVALMLSPGQPLYVMLYAAAIIFFCFFYTALVFNPRDTADNLKKSGAFIPGIRPGEQTSRYIDKVMTRLTLAGALYITFICLVPEFMLIAWNVPFYFGGTSLLIIVVVIMDFMAQVQTHLMSSQYESVLKKANLKGYGR, encoded by the coding sequence ATGGCTAAACCAGGATTGGATTCGGGCGCGAAAAGCGGCCTTAGTGAGCTTAAGGCGAGATTGTTGTTCGTATTCGGTGCGATCGTAGTATTCCGGTTGGGGTCTTATGTCCCGATTCCTGGAATTGATCCTGCGGTCCTGGCCGACTTGTTCGAGCAGCAGAAAGGTACCATCGTAGAAATGTTTAACATGTTCTCCGGTGGCGCTCTTGAGCGTGCATCCGTTCTGGCTTTGGGCATTATGCCATACATTACTGCGTCCATTATTATGCAGTTGCTCACGGTGGTTCACCCACCGATGATGGAGCTTAAAAAAGAAGGCGAGGCAGGCCGTCGTAAGATCAGTCAGTATACGCGTTATCTGACGCTGATACTGGCTACTTTCCAAGCAATTGGAATCGCGACCAACCTGCCAAACCTGATTAATGGATTGGTGATAAGTCCTGGCTTCGGATTCTACTTTACAGCGGTAGTGAGCTTGGTCACAGGAACTATGTTCCTGATGTGGCTGGGTGAGCAAATTACTGAAAGAGGTATCGGTAACGGTATTTCTATCCTGATATTTGCTGGTATTGTTGCCGGTCTGCCAACAGCGATAGGTCAGACCGCGGAACAAGCAAGACAGGGTGATATTAACTTATTATTCCTGTTATTGATTGGCGCCATCATTGTTGGCCTTATCTATCTGGTCGTGTTCGTTGAACGTGCACAGCGCCGGATTGTGGTAAACTACGCTAAACGTCAGCAGGGCCGTAAGGTTTATGCTGCGCAAAGCACTCATTTACCATTAAAGGTTAATATGGCTGGGGTTATCCCACCAATCTTTGCTTCCAGCATCATTCTGTTTCCCGGAACTATCGCAGGATGGTTCGGTCAGAATGAATCAACAGCTTGGTTGCAGGACGTAGCATTAATGCTGTCCCCTGGTCAGCCGCTGTACGTGATGCTTTATGCAGCAGCGATTATTTTCTTCTGTTTCTTCTATACCGCGCTGGTATTCAATCCTCGCGATACAGCAGATAATTTGAAGAAGTCTGGTGCATTTATCCCTGGTATCCGTCCGGGTGAACAAACATCACGTTATATCGATAAGGTAATGACTCGCCTGACACTGGCTGGCGCTCTTTACATAACCTTTATTTGTTTGGTGCCTGAATTCATGCTAATTGCCTGGAATGTGCCGTTCTACTTCGGTGGTACGTCACTACTCATTATTGTGGTAGTTATCATGGACTTTATGGCGCAGGTACAGACGCATCTGATGTCTAGTCAGTATGAGTCTGTTCTGAAGAAAGCTAATCTTAAAGGCTACGGCCGCTAA
- the rpmJ gene encoding 50S ribosomal protein L36 — protein sequence MKVRASVKKICRNCKVIKRNGVVRVICTEPKHKQRQG from the coding sequence ATGAAAGTTCGTGCATCAGTAAAGAAGATTTGCCGTAACTGTAAAGTCATCAAGCGCAACGGTGTTGTGCGTGTGATTTGTACAGAGCCAAAGCATAAGCAAAGGCAAGGCTAA
- the rpsM gene encoding 30S ribosomal protein S13 codes for MARIAGINIPEHKHTVIALQAIYGVGATRAKEICANAGVAESTKIKDLDEATVEKLREEVGKFMVEGDLRRDISMSIKRLMDLGCFRGIRHRRSLPLRGQRTKTNARTRKGPRKPIKK; via the coding sequence ATGGCCCGTATCGCTGGCATTAACATTCCTGAACACAAGCACACTGTAATCGCGCTTCAAGCGATTTATGGTGTAGGCGCAACTCGTGCTAAAGAGATCTGTGCTAACGCTGGTGTTGCAGAATCAACAAAAATCAAAGACCTTGACGAAGCGACTGTAGAGAAGCTGCGTGAAGAAGTCGGTAAATTCATGGTTGAAGGTGATCTTCGCCGTGATATCTCCATGAGCATCAAACGTTTGATGGACCTGGGTTGCTTCCGTGGTATACGCCACCGTCGTAGCTTGCCTCTACGTGGTCAGCGCACTAAAACAAATGCGCGTACCCGTAAAGGTCCTCGTAAGCCAATCAAGAAGTAA
- the rpsK gene encoding 30S ribosomal protein S11, which translates to MAKQPTRTTRKRAKRQVADGMAHIHASFNNTIVTITDRSGNALAWATSGGSGFRGSRKSTPFAAQVAAERAGVAAQEYGLKNLEVFVKGPGPGRESAIRALNATGYKITNITDVTPIPHNGCRPPKKRRV; encoded by the coding sequence ATGGCTAAACAACCAACTCGTACAACGCGTAAACGCGCTAAACGTCAGGTTGCAGACGGAATGGCTCATATCCATGCGTCTTTCAACAACACGATTGTGACTATTACTGACCGTTCTGGTAACGCTCTGGCATGGGCAACATCTGGTGGTTCAGGTTTCCGTGGTTCACGTAAATCTACCCCTTTTGCTGCACAGGTTGCTGCTGAGCGTGCAGGTGTTGCTGCACAAGAATACGGTCTGAAAAACCTAGAAGTATTTGTTAAAGGTCCAGGTCCAGGCCGTGAGTCTGCGATCCGTGCACTTAACGCTACTGGTTATAAGATCACAAACATTACCGATGTGACCCCTATTCCTCACAACGGTTGTCGTCCACCGAAAAAACGTCGCGTTTAA
- the rpsD gene encoding 30S ribosomal protein S4 — MARYLGPKLKLSRREGTDLFLKSGVRAIDSKCKIDTAPGQHGARRGRLSDYGVQLREKQKVRRMYGVLEKQFRNYYKEAARIKGNTGENLLQLLEQRLDNVVYRMGFASTRAEARQLVSHKAIMVNGRCVNIPSFNVSAEDVVSVREKAKKQARIVAALELADQREKPTWIEVDSNKMEGTFKRVPERTDLSADINEQLIVELYSK; from the coding sequence ATGGCAAGATATTTGGGTCCAAAACTCAAACTTAGCCGTCGCGAAGGAACCGACCTGTTCCTGAAAAGCGGCGTTCGCGCAATCGATTCAAAATGTAAAATCGATACAGCGCCTGGTCAACACGGTGCCCGTCGTGGCCGTCTGTCTGACTACGGTGTTCAGCTGCGTGAAAAGCAAAAAGTTCGTCGTATGTATGGCGTTCTGGAAAAACAATTCCGCAACTACTATAAAGAAGCTGCACGTATTAAAGGCAACACAGGTGAAAACCTGCTTCAGCTTTTAGAGCAGCGTCTGGATAACGTAGTTTATCGTATGGGATTCGCCAGCACTCGTGCAGAAGCACGTCAGCTGGTTAGCCACAAAGCGATCATGGTAAATGGCCGTTGTGTGAACATTCCATCATTTAACGTTTCTGCCGAAGACGTGGTTTCTGTTCGTGAAAAAGCTAAAAAGCAAGCGCGTATCGTTGCTGCTTTAGAATTGGCTGACCAACGTGAGAAGCCAACCTGGATAGAAGTTGACAGCAATAAAATGGAAGGCACGTTCAAACGCGTTCCTGAAAGAACTGACCTGTCTGCTGATATTAACGAACAGTTGATCGTCGAACTTTACTCTAAGTAA
- a CDS encoding DNA-directed RNA polymerase subunit alpha has protein sequence MVGSVTEFLKPRLVEIENVSPTRAKVTLEPLERGFGHTLGNALRRILLSSMPGCAVTEVEIDGVLHEYSTKEGVQEDVIEILLNLKGLAVRLEGKDEATLTIVKSGAGPVVAGDIQHDGDVEIVNPDHVICTLTGETEISMRIKVEMGRGYIPASTRRSSEDDDRPIGRLLVDASFSPVERIAYTVESARVEQRTDLDKLIIDMETNGTLDPEEAIRRSATILAEQLDAFVDLRDVSEPVQKEEKPEFDPILLRPVDDLELTVRSANCLKAEAIQYIGDLVQRTEVELLKTPNLGKKSLTEIKDVLASRGLSLGMRLENWPPESIADKD, from the coding sequence ATTGTGGGTTCTGTGACTGAATTCCTAAAACCGAGATTAGTTGAGATCGAGAACGTTTCTCCTACTCGTGCCAAAGTAACTTTGGAACCGCTGGAGCGTGGCTTCGGTCATACTCTGGGTAACGCCCTGCGTCGCATTTTACTGTCATCCATGCCTGGATGTGCAGTAACCGAAGTTGAAATTGATGGCGTACTACACGAGTACAGCACCAAAGAAGGTGTGCAAGAAGACGTCATCGAAATCTTGCTGAATCTGAAGGGTTTAGCAGTTCGTCTTGAAGGCAAAGACGAAGCTACGTTAACGATAGTGAAGTCTGGCGCTGGCCCTGTTGTTGCTGGTGATATTCAGCATGATGGTGATGTAGAGATTGTGAATCCTGACCACGTAATTTGTACGTTGACTGGCGAAACTGAAATCAGTATGCGCATCAAGGTAGAAATGGGCCGTGGTTACATTCCAGCTTCTACCCGTCGCTCCTCAGAAGATGATGATCGTCCAATTGGTCGTTTGTTAGTTGATGCTTCATTCAGCCCCGTTGAGCGTATTGCATACACTGTTGAGTCTGCTCGTGTTGAACAGCGCACAGACTTAGACAAGCTAATCATCGACATGGAAACAAATGGTACTCTGGATCCTGAAGAAGCGATCCGCCGTTCAGCAACGATTCTTGCTGAGCAGTTAGATGCCTTTGTTGACCTGCGCGATGTGTCAGAGCCAGTACAGAAAGAAGAGAAGCCGGAGTTCGATCCGATTCTACTTCGCCCTGTAGATGATCTGGAACTGACAGTACGTTCTGCAAACTGCTTGAAAGCGGAAGCTATCCAGTACATTGGTGACCTGGTTCAGCGCACTGAGGTAGAGCTACTTAAAACGCCAAACCTTGGTAAAAAATCGCTAACTGAAATCAAAGACGTGTTAGCCTCTCGTGGTCTATCTCTGGGTATGCGCCTGGAAAACTGGCCACCAGAGAGCATCGCTGACAAAGATTAA
- the rplQ gene encoding 50S ribosomal protein L17, with protein sequence MRHRKSGRQLNRNSSHRQAMFKNMAGSLVKHEVIKTTLPKAKELRRVIEPLITLAKQDSVANRRLAFARTGDKEVVGKLFNDLGPRYEARPGGYTRILKCGYRAGDNAPMAFVELVDRPEVEVAEEAAETEE encoded by the coding sequence ATGCGCCATCGTAAGAGTGGTCGTCAGTTGAATCGCAACAGCAGCCATCGTCAAGCTATGTTCAAAAACATGGCCGGCTCTTTGGTCAAGCACGAAGTGATCAAAACGACGTTACCCAAAGCGAAAGAATTACGTCGCGTAATCGAGCCTCTAATCACACTTGCTAAGCAAGACAGTGTAGCAAACCGCCGTCTGGCTTTTGCACGTACTGGTGATAAAGAGGTTGTAGGTAAACTATTCAACGACCTAGGTCCTCGTTACGAGGCCCGCCCAGGCGGTTACACACGCATTCTTAAGTGTGGCTACCGTGCAGGCGATAATGCCCCAATGGCATTCGTTGAGCTAGTAGACCGCCCTGAAGTTGAAGTTGCTGAAGAAGCGGCGGAAACTGAAGAGTAA
- the wecB gene encoding non-hydrolyzing UDP-N-acetylglucosamine 2-epimerase, producing MKVLTVFGTRPEAIKMAPLALKLASTDGINSKVCVTAQHREMLDQVLDLFKLTPDFDLNLMKPGQDLTDITSGILKGMKQVFSEFKPDIVLVHGDTATTFATSLAAYYQQIPVGHVEAGLRTGNIYSPWPEEANRKLTGAISSLHFAPTEKSESNLLNEGIQQAAIHVTGNTVIDALLKVSAKFDSDERLLSEMQRKFDFLDSDKKLILVTGHRRESFGGGFERICSALARTAEAHPECQILYPVHLNPNVQEPVKRLLSGVSNIKLIEPQDYLPFVYLMNQAYIILTDSGGIQEEAPSLGKPVLVMRDTTERPEAVDAGTVQLVGTDIDKISNSLTRLLTDKQAYKDMSFAHNPYGDGKACDRIIQILKDHHGN from the coding sequence ATGAAAGTCTTAACTGTATTTGGAACAAGGCCGGAAGCCATAAAAATGGCCCCATTAGCGTTAAAACTGGCATCTACAGATGGTATCAACTCTAAAGTATGCGTGACTGCCCAGCATCGAGAAATGCTGGACCAGGTACTCGACTTGTTTAAGCTAACACCAGACTTTGACTTAAACTTGATGAAACCTGGTCAGGATCTTACTGATATAACTTCAGGCATACTCAAAGGTATGAAGCAGGTCTTTTCAGAATTCAAACCTGATATTGTATTGGTACATGGTGATACAGCGACGACTTTTGCAACAAGTTTAGCAGCATATTATCAGCAAATCCCTGTAGGGCATGTTGAAGCTGGTTTGCGAACAGGCAATATTTATTCACCATGGCCAGAAGAGGCAAATAGAAAGTTGACCGGCGCCATTAGTTCATTACATTTTGCGCCAACTGAAAAGTCTGAGTCTAATCTTCTGAATGAAGGAATTCAGCAGGCAGCGATACATGTGACGGGGAATACTGTAATTGATGCTTTGCTTAAAGTGTCTGCAAAGTTCGACAGTGACGAGAGATTGTTATCTGAAATGCAACGCAAGTTCGATTTTTTAGATAGCGATAAAAAGTTGATTCTTGTTACCGGTCACCGCAGAGAGAGTTTTGGTGGCGGATTTGAACGCATATGTTCTGCGCTTGCCCGCACTGCCGAGGCACATCCAGAGTGTCAAATTCTTTATCCTGTCCATCTTAATCCGAATGTGCAGGAGCCGGTCAAAAGATTATTGAGCGGTGTTTCCAATATTAAATTAATTGAGCCTCAGGATTATCTACCGTTTGTTTATTTGATGAATCAAGCCTATATCATTTTGACTGACTCGGGTGGTATTCAGGAAGAGGCGCCATCTTTAGGTAAGCCTGTACTAGTAATGCGTGATACTACAGAGCGCCCGGAAGCAGTTGACGCAGGCACAGTTCAGTTAGTAGGAACGGATATCGACAAAATCTCAAATAGCCTAACTCGTCTATTGACCGACAAACAGGCTTACAAAGATATGAGCTTTGCGCATAACCCGTACGGTGATGGTAAAGCTTGCGATAGAATTATTCAGATTTTAAAGGATCATCATGGAAATTAA
- the wecC gene encoding UDP-N-acetyl-D-mannosamine dehydrogenase, producing MEINKTVCVVGLGYIGLPTAALLANRGFKVHGVDVDKHAVDTINEGKIHIVEPDLDTFVNSAVNSGMLTAHLEPAPADIFLVAVPTPFHHDQLNPITNSPVPNVDYVVKATQAIAPHVKPGNLVLLESTSPVGTTQMMADELEKAGVDLSQIHVAHSPERVLPGHIMRELIENDRVVGGINQASTDAAADFYRSFVQGEVLETTAKTAEMAKLTENAFRDVNIAFANELSMLSDDMDIDVYELISLANHHPRVNILQPGCGVGGHCISVDPWFIVNSANGKAKMVEQARRTNDYKSDWVIEKVKNAALQFENQHGKQPKVACMGLAFKPDIDDLRESPALRIAIALSKELNVVAVEPNVEKVQNLTLVSETEADQADILVYLVAHKQFKTHSPNEHALDFAGLFK from the coding sequence ATGGAAATTAATAAAACAGTCTGTGTTGTAGGACTTGGTTACATAGGCCTTCCAACTGCAGCGCTATTGGCAAACAGAGGGTTTAAAGTTCACGGCGTCGATGTAGACAAACATGCTGTAGACACAATTAACGAAGGCAAGATTCACATCGTTGAGCCTGACCTTGACACGTTTGTTAATTCCGCAGTGAACAGTGGCATGCTGACAGCACATTTAGAGCCGGCTCCAGCTGATATTTTCCTGGTTGCTGTACCAACGCCATTTCATCACGACCAACTTAATCCTATTACCAATTCACCAGTTCCCAATGTAGATTACGTGGTAAAAGCAACTCAGGCTATCGCTCCCCATGTTAAGCCAGGTAATCTTGTTTTGCTTGAGTCTACATCTCCTGTTGGCACAACACAGATGATGGCAGATGAACTTGAAAAAGCAGGTGTAGATCTTTCTCAGATTCATGTTGCCCACTCGCCTGAAAGGGTACTACCTGGTCACATCATGCGTGAGCTGATAGAAAATGACCGTGTAGTAGGTGGTATCAACCAAGCTTCAACCGACGCGGCAGCAGATTTTTACCGTAGTTTTGTACAGGGCGAAGTGTTGGAAACCACTGCGAAGACTGCAGAAATGGCAAAACTAACGGAAAATGCGTTTAGAGACGTCAATATTGCCTTCGCTAATGAACTGTCTATGTTGAGTGATGATATGGACATTGATGTGTATGAACTGATATCGCTGGCGAATCACCATCCGAGAGTCAATATTCTACAGCCTGGCTGTGGAGTAGGTGGCCATTGTATATCCGTTGATCCTTGGTTTATTGTCAACTCTGCCAACGGCAAAGCTAAAATGGTTGAGCAAGCGCGGCGAACGAACGATTACAAATCAGATTGGGTAATCGAAAAAGTCAAAAACGCAGCACTGCAGTTTGAAAATCAACATGGGAAACAGCCTAAAGTAGCTTGCATGGGGTTAGCTTTTAAACCTGACATTGATGACCTGCGCGAGTCTCCTGCTCTTCGTATTGCAATTGCGTTGAGCAAAGAGCTAAACGTCGTTGCTGTGGAACCAAATGTTGAGAAAGTACAAAATTTGACATTGGTTTCCGAAACTGAGGCTGACCAAGCTGATATTTTGGTTTACCTGGTTGCACACAAGCAATTCAAAACACACTCCCCTAACGAGCATGCTTTAGATTTCGCAGGCTTGTTTAAGTAA